A single window of Phyllostomus discolor isolate MPI-MPIP mPhyDis1 chromosome 13, mPhyDis1.pri.v3, whole genome shotgun sequence DNA harbors:
- the PCDHB7 gene encoding protocadherin beta-7: MKGGMEARAERAARTRQVLLLWVFLGVSGAGAEPLRYFVAEETERGTFLANLANDLRLGAGELAARGSRIVSDQNTGFLLLNPLTGDLLLGEKLDREELCGPTEPCVLPFQVLLEKPFQIFRAELWVRDINDHSPVFLEREIPLKILESTAPGAAFLLERAQDSDVGTNNLRNYTISANTYFHINVHDRGEGNLYPELVLDRVLDREELPELRLTLTALDGGSPPRSGTALVRILVLDINDNAPAFVQSLYSVQVPENSPVGSLVAAVSARDLDAGSNGEIVYSFFYATERILKTFQINPTSGSLHLKTELNYEEMQNYTLTIQAQDGGGLSGKCTVVVQVTDINDNAPELLLSSLMTSVPENSAETIVAVFKIRDKDSGNNAKMACSIQDDLPFLLKPSVENFYTLVTRRLLDREATAEYNITITVTDMGTPRLKTQHNITVLVSDVNDNAPAFTQTSYTLFIPENNSPALHIGSVSATDRDAGANAQVTYSLLQPQDPSLPLDSLVSINADNGHLFALRALDFEALQAFEFLVGATDRGSPALSSQALVRVQVLDANDNAPFVLYPLQNGSAPCTELVPRAAEPGYLVSKVVAVDSDSGQNAWLSYQLLKATEPGLFSVWAHNGEVRTARLLSERDAAKHRLLLLVKDSGEPPLSVSVTLHVLLVDGFSQPYLPLPEVGADGAQTDPLTVYLVIALASVSSLFLFSVLAFIGVRLCRRSRSGLVGGYSVPEAQFPGHLVDVSGTGTLSQSYQYEVCLKGGSGTTSEFKFLKPIISNVQFQSTGRGVEEYPAFQSDLGF; this comes from the coding sequence ATGAAAGGAGGCATGGAGGCCCGAGCGGAGCGCGCGGCGCGGACCAGGCAAGTCCTGCTTCTCTGGGTGTTTCTGGGAGTGTCTGGGGCCGGCGCGGAACCGCTCCGGTATTTTGTGGCCGAGGAAACCGAGAGAGGCACCTTTCTGGCCAACCTAGCAAATGACCtgaggttgggggcgggggaacTGGCTGCTCGGGGATCTAGAATCGTTTCAGACCAGAACACGGGATTTTTACTACTCAATCCGCTCACTGGTGACTTACTGCTAGGTGAGAAATTGGACCGGGAGGAGCTGTGCGGCCCCACGGAGCCCTGCGTGCTGCCTTTCCAGGTGTTACTGGAAAAGCCTTTTCAGATTTTCCGTGCCGAGTTATGGGTCAGAGACATCAATGATCATTCCCCAgtgtttctagagagagagattcccttgaaaatattagaaagcaCCGCCCCAGGGGCGGCATTTCTCCTGGAAAGGGCACAGGATTCGGATGTCGGAACCAACAACTTGAGAAACTACACCATCAGCGCCAATACCTATTTCCATATTAACGTGCACGACCGCGGGGAAGGGAATCTCTATCCCGAGTTGGTACTGGACCGAGTGCTGGACCGCGAGGAGCTGCCTGAGCTCAGGTTAACCCTCACCGCCCTGGACGGCGGCTCTCCGCCGCGGTCCGGGACCGCCCTGGTGCGGATCCTAGTGCTGGACATAAATGACAACGCCCCTGCGTTTGTACAGTCTCTCTACTCCGTGCAGGTGCCAGAGAACAGCCCCGTGGGCTCCCTGGTGGCGGCCGTGTCAGCTAGAGATTTAGACGCCGGAAGTAATGGAGAAAtcgtttattcatttttttatgccACTGAAAGAATTCTCAAAACGTTTCAAATCAATCCAACATCTGGCAGTCTTCACCTTAAAACCGAACTAAACTATGAGGAAATGCAAAATTACACATTAACTATTCAGGCCCAGGACGGCGGAGGGCTTTCTGGAAAATGTACCGTGGTGGTTCAGGTGACAGATATAAACGACAACGCGCCGGAACTGCTCCTGTCCTCGCTTATGACCTCGGTCCCTGAAAACTCAGCTGAGACCATCGTAGCTGTTTTTAAGATTAGAGACAAAGATTCAGGTAACAATGCAAAGATGGCGTGCTCCATCCAAGACGatctccccttcctcctgaaGCCATCAGTAGAGAATTTCTACACGCTGGTGACACGTAGACTGCTGGACAGAGAGGCCACAGCCGAGTACAACATCACCATCACCGTCACAGACATGGGGACTCCCAGACTGAAAACCCAGCACAACATAACCGTGCTGGTCTCTGACGTCAATGACAACGCCCCCGCCTTCACCCAAACCTCCTACACCCTCTTCATCCCCGAGAACAACAGCCCCGCCCTGCACATAGGCAGCGTCAGCGCCACAGACAGAGACGCGGGCGCCAACGCCCAGGTCACCTActccctgctgcagccccaggaccccagcctgcccctggacTCCCTGGTGTCCATCAACGCAGACAACGGACACCTGTTCGCCCTGAGGGCGCTGGATTTCGAGGCCCTGCAGGCATTTGAGTTCCTGGTGGGAGCCACAGACCGCGGGTCCCCAGCGCTGAGCAGCCAGGCGCTGGTGCGCGTGCAGGTGCTGGACGCCAATGACAACGCGCCCTTCGTGCTGTACCCGCTGCAGAACGGCTCTGCGCCCTGCACCGAGCTGGTGCCCAGGGCGGCCGAGCCTGGCTACCTGGTGAGCAAGGTGGTGGCGGTGGACAGCGACTCGGGCCAGAACGCCTGGCTGTCTTACCAGCTGCTCAAGGCCACAGAGCCCGGGCTGTTCAGCGTGTGGGCGCACAATGGCGAGGTGCGCACCGCGCGGCTGCTGAGCGAGCGCGACGCGGCCAagcacaggctgctgctgctggtcaagGACAGTGGCGAGCCTCCGCTGTCAGTCAGCGTCACGCTGCACGTGCTGCTGGTGGATGGCTTCTCCCAGCCCTACCTGCCGCTGCCCGAAGTAGGGGCGGACGGGGCCCAGACTGACCCGCTCACGGTCTACCTGGTCATCGCGTTGGCGTCAGTGTCGTCGCTCTTCCTATTCTCGGTGCTGGCGTTCATCGGGGTGCGGCTGTGCAGGAGGAGCAGGTCTGGTTTGGTGGGTGGCTACTCGGTGCCTGAGGCCCAGTTTCCGGGCCATCTGGTGGATGTCAGTGGCACCGGGACCCTGTCCCAGAGCTACCAGTATGAGGTGTGTCTGAAGGGAGGCTCTGGGACCACAAGCGAGTTCAAGTTCCTGAAGCCAATTATTTCTAATGTGCAGTTCCAGAGCACAGGGAGGGGAGTGGAAGAATATCCTGCATTTCAGAGTGATTTGGGTTTCtga
- the LOC114509701 gene encoding protocadherin beta-16-like isoform X2: MEIGWMRNRRQRQVLISFVLLSMCGVGADLGPYSVVEETERGSFVANLGKDLGLGLTEMSRRGARIISQGRREHLQLKLQTGDLLTSEKLDREELCGSAEACVLHFQVLMESPLEIFQAELRVKDINDHSPVFSEREMILKIPENSPLGMAFPLNNALDLDVGSNNVQNYKISPNPHFQVLTHNRSDGRKYPELVLDKEVDREEEPEIALTLTALDGGSPPRSGTAQVRIEVVDVNDNAPEFGQPLYKAHIPESSTVGSLVATVSASDLDSGVNGKLVYSLFRPSEDTSKTLEVNPTTGEIRLRKPVDFETVRSYEVDIKATDGGGLSGKCTLYLQVVDVNDNAPEVTMSALTSPIPENSPEMVVAVFSVSDPDSGDNGKTVCSIQDGLPFLLKPSAKNFYTLVTKRALDREERAQYNITITVTDMGSPRLRTEHNITVLVSDVNDNAPDFTQTSYTLFIPENNSPALHIGSVSATDRDAGANAQVTYSLLQPQDPSLPLDSLVSINADNGHLFALRALDFEALQAFEFLVGATDRGSPALSSQALVRVQVLDANDNAPFLLYPLQNGSAPCTELVPRAAEPGYVVSKVVAVDSDSGQNAWLSYQLLKATEPGLFSVWAHNGEVRTARLLSERDAAKHRLLLLVKDNGEPPLSASVTLHVLLVDGFSQPYLPLPEVAAAEAQTDPLTVYLVIALASVSSLFLFSVLAFIAVRLCRRGRAGLVGGCSVPEGHFPGHLVDVSGTGTLSQSYQYEVCLTGGSGTSEFKFLKPILPNIQEQGFERNNGETPAFQKSFGF, translated from the exons ATGGAGATTGGATGGATGCGCAATCGGAGACAAAGGCAAGtccttatttcctttgttttgctgAGCATGTGTGGGGTGGGCGCCGACTTAGGGCCCTATTCAGTAGTGGAAGAAACAGAGCGGGGATCCTTTGTGGCAAATCTGGGAAAAGACTTGGGATTGGGGCTGACGGAGATGTCCCGCCGTGGCGCCCGGATCATTTCTCAGGGGCGCAGAGAGCACTTGCAACTCAAGCTGCAGACGGGGGATTTGCTCACAAGTGAGAAACTAGACCGAGAGGAGCTATGCGGTTCCGCGGAGGCTTGTGTGCTACATTTCCAAGTGCTGATGGAAAGCCCCTTGGAGATATTTCAGGCTGAACTGAGGGTGAAAGACATCAATGACCATTCTCCCGTGTTctctgaaagagaaatgattcTAAAAATACCGGAAAACAGTCCCCTAGGAATGGCTTTCCCCCTGAATAATGCTCTGGACTTGGATGTAGGAAGCAACAATGTTCAGAACTACAAAATCAGCCCCAACCCCCATTTTCAAGTTCTAACCCACAATCGCAGCGATGGTAGAAAATACCCGGAGCTGGTGTTGGACAAAGAGgtggacagggaggaggagcctgAAATCGCATTAACACTCACAGCGCTGGATGGCGGCTCTCCGCCCCGGTCTGGGACCGCCCAGGTGCGCATTGAAGTGGTGGACGTCAACGACAACGCCCCTGAGTTTGGGCAGCCGCTCTACAAGGCGCACATTCCTGAGAGCAGCACCGTGGGCTCCCTGGTTGCCACCGTCTCTGCCAGCGATTTAGACAGCGGAGTCAACGGCAAACTAGTGTACTCGCTCTTTCGGCCTTCAGAAGATACTAGCAAAACTTTGGAGGTAAATCCTACAACAGGAGAAATTCGATTGAGAAAACCAGTAGATTTTGAAACAGTTCGGTCTTATGAAGTGGACATCAAGGCCACTGATGGGGGAGGTCTTTCAGGAAAATGCACTCTTTACCTGCAGGTGGTGGACGTGAATGATAATGCCCCAGAAGTGACCATGTCTGCCCTGACCAGCCCCATCCCAGAGAACTCTCCTGAGATGGTAGTTGCTGTTTTCAGTGTTTCAGATCCTGACTCTGGGGACAATGGGAAGACTGTTTGTTCCATCCAGGATGGCCTCCCTTTTCTTCTAAAACCTTCAGCCAAGAACTTTTACACCTTGGTAACCAAGAGAGCACtagacagagaagagagagcccagTACAACATCACCATTACTGTTACTGATATGGGTTCCCCCCGACTGAGAACGGAGCACAACATAACCGTGCTGGTCTCCGACGTCAACGACAACGCCCCTGACTTCACCCAAACCTCCTACACCCTCTTCATCCCAGAGAACAACAGCCCCGCCCTGCACATAGGCAGCGTCAGCGCCACAGACAGAGACGCGGGCGCCAACGCCCAGGTCACCTActccctgctgcagccccaggaccccagcctgcccctggacTCGCTGGTGTCCATCAACGCTGACAACGGTCACCTGTTCGCCTTGAGGGCGCTGGATTTCGAGGCCCTGCAGGCTTTCGAGTTCCTGGTGGGCGCCACAGACCGCGGGTCCCCGGCGCTGAGCAGCCAGGCGCTGGTGCGCGTGCAGGTGCTGGACGCCAATGACAACGCGCCCTTCCTGCTGTACCCGCTGCAGAACGGCTCTGCGCCCTGCACCGAGCTGGTGCCCAGGGCGGCCGAGCCTGGCTACGTGGTGAGCAAGGTGGTGGCGGTGGACAGCGACTCGGGCCAGAACGCCTGGCTGTCTTACCAGCTGCTCAAGGCCACAGAGCCCGGGCTGTTCAGCGTGTGGGCGCACAATGGCGAGGTGCGCACCGCGCGGCTGCTGAGTGAGCGCGACGCGGCCAagcacaggctgctgctgctggtcaagGACAATGGCGAGCCGCCTCTGTCAGCCAGCGTCACGCTGCACGTGCTGCTGGTGGATGGCTTCTCGCAACCCTACCTGCCGCTGCCGGAAGTGGCGGCCGCCGAGGCCCAGACTGACCCGCTCACGGTCTACCTGGTCATCGCGTTGGCGTCAGTGTCATCGCTCTTCCTGTTCTCCGTGCTGGCGTTCATCGCGGTGCGGCTgtgcaggaggggcagggctggcctggtGGGTGGCTGCTCCGTGCCTGAGGGCCACTTTCCGGGCCACCTGGTGGACGTCAGCGGTACTGGGACCCTGTCCCAGAGCTACCAGTATGAG GTGTGTCTGACCGGAGGCTCAGGGACCAGTGAGTTCAAGTTTTTGAAGCCGATTCTCCCTAATATTCAGGAGCAGGGCTTTGAGAGGAATAATGGAGAAACCCCTGCCTTTCAAAAGAGCTTTGgattttaa
- the PCDHB8 gene encoding protocadherin beta-8, with translation MEASRERICRQRQVLFFFLILGLSLAGAEPRRYSVVEETEGNAFVTNLSKDLGLGQKELSRRGARVISKGNKLHLQLNQATGDLLLNEKLDREELCGHTEPCVLRFQVLLANPLEFFQAELQVIDINDHAPVFVESDMVLKISESSPPGSAFPLKNAQDLDVGQNNIKNYTLSPNSYFRVLTLERSDGRKYPQLVLDKALDREEEPEFKLTLTALDGGSPPRSGTAQVYIEVLDINDNAPEFEQPFYRVQIPEDSPIGFLIVKVSATDVDIGVNGEISYSLFQASEEIRKTFELNPVTGDIRLKKQLDFEAIQSYEVNIEAKDAGTLTGKCTVLIQIMDVNDNAPELTMSALTRQIPENSPETVVAVFSVSDLDSEENGKISCSIQGDLPFFLKSSLENFYTLVTETPLDREATAEYNITITVTDMGTPRLKTQHNITVLVSDVNDNAPAFTQTSYTLFIPENNSPALHMGSVSATDRDAGANAQVTYSLLQPQDPSLPLDSLVSINADNGHLFALRALDFEALQAFEFLVGATDRGSPALSSQALVRVQVLDANDNAPFVLYPLQNGSAPCTELVPRAAEPGYLVSKVVAVDSDSGQNAWLSYQLLKATEPGLFSVWAHNGEVRTARLLSERDAAKHRLLLLVKDNGEPPLSASVTLHVLLVDGFSQPYLPLPEAAAAGAQTDALTVYLVIALASVSSLFLFSVLAFIAVRLCRRSRSGLVGGCSVPEAHFPGHLVDITGTGTLSQSYQYEVCLMGGSGTNEFKFLKPMLPNSQGHYPGPEIEENPSFKNEFNFNIQ, from the coding sequence ATGGAGGCCAGCAGGGAGCGCATCTGCAGACAAAGGCaagtccttttcttctttctcatcttGGGCTTGTCTCTGGCGGGCGCGGAGCCTAGGCGCTATTCTGTGGTGGAGGAAACTGAGGGGAACGCTTTTGTAACCAATCTATCAAAAGACCTGGGTCTGGGGCAGAAGGAACTCTCCAGGCGGGGGGCTAGGGTCATTTCCAAAGGGAACAAATTGCATTTGCAGCTCAATCAGGCTACTGGGGATTTGTTGCTAAATGAGAAACTGGACCGTGAGGAATTGTGTGGTCACACAGAGCCCTGTGTGCTGCGTTTCCAGGTGTTGCTAGCGAATCCCTTAGAGTTTTTTCAAGCTGAGCTACAAGTAATAGACATAAATGACCATGCTCCGGTGTTCGTGGAAAGCGATATGGTGCTAAAAATATCAGAAAGCAGTCCTCCTGGCTCGGCATTTCCGCTGAAGAACGCTCAGGACCTGGATGTAGGTCAAAACAATATTAAGAACTACACACTCAGTCCAAACTCCTACTTTCGGGTCCTCACCCTTGAACGTAGTGATGGCAGGAAATATCCCCAGCTGGTGCTGGACAAAGCACTGGATCGTGAGGAGGAACCTGAGTTCAAGTTAACCCTCACAGCGCTGGATGGTGGCTCACCACCCCGGTCTGGCACCGCTCAGGTCTACATCGAAGTCCTGGACATCAACGATAATGCCCCTGAATTTGAGCAGCCTTTCTATAGGGTACAGATCCCTGAGGACAGTCCCATAGGCTTCCTGATTGTCAAGGTCTCTGCTACGGATGTAGACATAGGAGTCAACGGAGAGATTTCCTACTCACTCTTCCAGGCTTCAGAAGAGATTAGAAAAACCTTTGAGCTCAACCCTGTGACAGGAGACATTCGACTGAAAAAACAACTTGATTTTGAAGCAATTCAGTCCTATGAGGTCAATATTGAGGCCAAAGATGCTGGAACCTTGACTGGAAAGTGCACCGTTCTGATTCAGATCATGGATGTCAATGACAATGCCCCAGAACTCACCATGTCCGCACTTACCAGGCAGATCCCTGAGAATTCACCCGAGACCGTGGTTGCAGTTTTCAGTGTTTCCGATCTTGACTCAGAAGAAAACGGAAAAATAAGTTGCTCCATTCAAGGTGATCTACCCTTTTTCCTAAAATCTTCTTTGGAAAACTTCTACACCCTAGTAACAGAGACACCGCTGGACAGAGAGGCCACAGCCGAGTACAACATCACCATCACCGTCACAGACATGGGGACTCCCAGACTGAAAACCCAGCACAACATAACCGTGCTGGTCTCCGATGTCAATGACAACGCCCCCGCCTTCACCCAAACCTCCTACACCCTCTTCATCCCCGAGAACAACAGCCCCGCCCTGCACATGGGCAGCGTCAGCGCCACAGACAGAGACGCAGGCGCCAATGCCCAGGTCACCTACtcgctgctgcagccccaggaccccagcctgcccctggacTCGCTGGTGTCCATCAACGCTGACAACGGACACCTGTTCGCCCTGAGGGCGCTGGACTTCGAGGCCCTGCAGGCTTTCGAGTTCCTGGTGGGCGCCACAGACCGCGGGTCCCCGGCGCTGAGCAGCCAGGCGCTGGTGCGCGTGCAGGTGCTGGACGCCAATGACAACGCGCCCTTCGTGCTGTACCCGCTGCAGAACGGCTCTGCGCCCTGCACCGAGCTGGTGCCCAGGGCGGCCGAGCCTGGCTACCTGGTGAGCAAGGTGGTGGCGGTGGACAGCGACTCGGGCCAGAACGCCTGGCTGTCTTACCAGCTGCTCAAGGCCACAGAGCCCGGGCTGTTCAGCGTGTGGGCGCACAATGGCGAGGTGCGCACTGCGCGGCTGCTGAGCGAGCGCGACGCGGCCAagcacaggctgctgctgctggtcaagGACAATGGCGAGCCTCCGCTGTCTGCCAGCGTCACGCTGCACGTGCTGCTGGTGGACGGCTTCTCCCAGCCCTACCTGCCGCTGCCGGAAGCTGCAGCCGCTGGGGCCCAGACTGACGCGCTCACAGTCTACCTGGTCATCGCGTTGGCGTCGGTGTCGTCGCTCTTTTTGTTCTCGGTGCTGGCGTTCATCGCAGTGCGGCTGTGCAGGAGGAGCAGGTCTGGCTTGGTGGGTGGCTGCTCGGTGCCTGAGGCCCACTTTCCGGGCCACCTAGTGGACATCACCGGTACTGGGACCCTGTCTCAGAGCTACCAGTATGAGGTGTGTCTGATGGGAGGCTCAGGGACCAATGAGTTCAAGTTTCTGAAGCCTATGTTGCCCAATTCCCAGGGCCATTACCCTGGaccagaaatagaagaaaacccCAGTTTTAAGAAtgagtttaattttaatattcagtGA
- the LOC114509701 gene encoding protocadherin beta-16-like isoform X1 — protein MEIGWMRNRRQRQVLISFVLLSMCGVGADLGPYSVVEETERGSFVANLGKDLGLGLTEMSRRGARIISQGRREHLQLKLQTGDLLTSEKLDREELCGSAEACVLHFQVLMESPLEIFQAELRVKDINDHSPVFSEREMILKIPENSPLGMAFPLNNALDLDVGSNNVQNYKISPNPHFQVLTHNRSDGRKYPELVLDKEVDREEEPEIALTLTALDGGSPPRSGTAQVRIEVVDVNDNAPEFGQPLYKAHIPESSTVGSLVATVSASDLDSGVNGKLVYSLFRPSEDTSKTLEVNPTTGEIRLRKPVDFETVRSYEVDIKATDGGGLSGKCTLYLQVVDVNDNAPEVTMSALTSPIPENSPEMVVAVFSVSDPDSGDNGKTVCSIQDGLPFLLKPSAKNFYTLVTKRALDREERAQYNITITVTDMGSPRLRTEHNITVLVSDVNDNAPDFTQTSYTLFIPENNSPALHIGSVSATDRDAGANAQVTYSLLQPQDPSLPLDSLVSINADNGHLFALRALDFEALQAFEFLVGATDRGSPALSSQALVRVQVLDANDNAPFLLYPLQNGSAPCTELVPRAAEPGYVVSKVVAVDSDSGQNAWLSYQLLKATEPGLFSVWAHNGEVRTARLLSERDAAKHRLLLLVKDNGEPPLSASVTLHVLLVDGFSQPYLPLPEVAAAEAQTDPLTVYLVIALASVSSLFLFSVLAFIAVRLCRRGRAGLVGGCSVPEGHFPGHLVDVSGTGTLSQSYQYEVCLKGGSGTSEFKFLKPILPNIQEQGFERNNGETPAFQKSFGF, from the exons ATGGAGATTGGATGGATGCGCAATCGGAGACAAAGGCAAGtccttatttcctttgttttgctgAGCATGTGTGGGGTGGGCGCCGACTTAGGGCCCTATTCAGTAGTGGAAGAAACAGAGCGGGGATCCTTTGTGGCAAATCTGGGAAAAGACTTGGGATTGGGGCTGACGGAGATGTCCCGCCGTGGCGCCCGGATCATTTCTCAGGGGCGCAGAGAGCACTTGCAACTCAAGCTGCAGACGGGGGATTTGCTCACAAGTGAGAAACTAGACCGAGAGGAGCTATGCGGTTCCGCGGAGGCTTGTGTGCTACATTTCCAAGTGCTGATGGAAAGCCCCTTGGAGATATTTCAGGCTGAACTGAGGGTGAAAGACATCAATGACCATTCTCCCGTGTTctctgaaagagaaatgattcTAAAAATACCGGAAAACAGTCCCCTAGGAATGGCTTTCCCCCTGAATAATGCTCTGGACTTGGATGTAGGAAGCAACAATGTTCAGAACTACAAAATCAGCCCCAACCCCCATTTTCAAGTTCTAACCCACAATCGCAGCGATGGTAGAAAATACCCGGAGCTGGTGTTGGACAAAGAGgtggacagggaggaggagcctgAAATCGCATTAACACTCACAGCGCTGGATGGCGGCTCTCCGCCCCGGTCTGGGACCGCCCAGGTGCGCATTGAAGTGGTGGACGTCAACGACAACGCCCCTGAGTTTGGGCAGCCGCTCTACAAGGCGCACATTCCTGAGAGCAGCACCGTGGGCTCCCTGGTTGCCACCGTCTCTGCCAGCGATTTAGACAGCGGAGTCAACGGCAAACTAGTGTACTCGCTCTTTCGGCCTTCAGAAGATACTAGCAAAACTTTGGAGGTAAATCCTACAACAGGAGAAATTCGATTGAGAAAACCAGTAGATTTTGAAACAGTTCGGTCTTATGAAGTGGACATCAAGGCCACTGATGGGGGAGGTCTTTCAGGAAAATGCACTCTTTACCTGCAGGTGGTGGACGTGAATGATAATGCCCCAGAAGTGACCATGTCTGCCCTGACCAGCCCCATCCCAGAGAACTCTCCTGAGATGGTAGTTGCTGTTTTCAGTGTTTCAGATCCTGACTCTGGGGACAATGGGAAGACTGTTTGTTCCATCCAGGATGGCCTCCCTTTTCTTCTAAAACCTTCAGCCAAGAACTTTTACACCTTGGTAACCAAGAGAGCACtagacagagaagagagagcccagTACAACATCACCATTACTGTTACTGATATGGGTTCCCCCCGACTGAGAACGGAGCACAACATAACCGTGCTGGTCTCCGACGTCAACGACAACGCCCCTGACTTCACCCAAACCTCCTACACCCTCTTCATCCCAGAGAACAACAGCCCCGCCCTGCACATAGGCAGCGTCAGCGCCACAGACAGAGACGCGGGCGCCAACGCCCAGGTCACCTActccctgctgcagccccaggaccccagcctgcccctggacTCGCTGGTGTCCATCAACGCTGACAACGGTCACCTGTTCGCCTTGAGGGCGCTGGATTTCGAGGCCCTGCAGGCTTTCGAGTTCCTGGTGGGCGCCACAGACCGCGGGTCCCCGGCGCTGAGCAGCCAGGCGCTGGTGCGCGTGCAGGTGCTGGACGCCAATGACAACGCGCCCTTCCTGCTGTACCCGCTGCAGAACGGCTCTGCGCCCTGCACCGAGCTGGTGCCCAGGGCGGCCGAGCCTGGCTACGTGGTGAGCAAGGTGGTGGCGGTGGACAGCGACTCGGGCCAGAACGCCTGGCTGTCTTACCAGCTGCTCAAGGCCACAGAGCCCGGGCTGTTCAGCGTGTGGGCGCACAATGGCGAGGTGCGCACCGCGCGGCTGCTGAGTGAGCGCGACGCGGCCAagcacaggctgctgctgctggtcaagGACAATGGCGAGCCGCCTCTGTCAGCCAGCGTCACGCTGCACGTGCTGCTGGTGGATGGCTTCTCGCAACCCTACCTGCCGCTGCCGGAAGTGGCGGCCGCCGAGGCCCAGACTGACCCGCTCACGGTCTACCTGGTCATCGCGTTGGCGTCAGTGTCATCGCTCTTCCTGTTCTCCGTGCTGGCGTTCATCGCGGTGCGGCTgtgcaggaggggcagggctggcctggtGGGTGGCTGCTCCGTGCCTGAGGGCCACTTTCCGGGCCACCTGGTGGACGTCAGCGGTACTGGGACCCTGTCCCAGAGCTACCAGTATGAGGTGTGTCTGAAGGGAG GCTCAGGGACCAGTGAGTTCAAGTTTTTGAAGCCGATTCTCCCTAATATTCAGGAGCAGGGCTTTGAGAGGAATAATGGAGAAACCCCTGCCTTTCAAAAGAGCTTTGgattttaa